In Flavobacterium sp. N1736, the following are encoded in one genomic region:
- a CDS encoding DUF1810 domain-containing protein encodes MAYSNNDLTRFLDAQNKLYLTAFSEIEKGKKETHWMWFIFPQIKGLGASDTAILYGIDNLNEAAEFLNHPILGKHLIEISELLLTFKRKSAEAILGDLDARKLRSSMTLFAQVENANPVFHDILEAFFSGKKDAATLAILNTNIESVETEIV; translated from the coding sequence ATGGCATATTCAAACAATGATTTAACGCGTTTTTTAGATGCGCAAAACAAACTTTATCTTACTGCTTTTTCTGAAATTGAAAAAGGAAAGAAAGAAACGCACTGGATGTGGTTTATTTTTCCGCAAATAAAAGGATTAGGCGCGAGCGATACTGCTATACTCTATGGTATTGACAATCTTAATGAAGCTGCTGAATTTTTAAATCATCCGATATTAGGTAAACATCTTATCGAAATTTCTGAGTTATTGTTAACTTTTAAAAGAAAATCGGCAGAAGCAATTTTGGGAGATTTAGATGCCCGAAAATTGCGTTCGTCCATGACACTTTTTGCACAAGTAGAAAACGCCAATCCTGTATTTCATGATATATTAGAAGCCTTTTTCTCCGGAAAGAAAGATGCTGCAACATTAGCCATTCTCAATACCAATATTGAATCTGTAGAAACTGAAATAGTATAG
- a CDS encoding GNAT family N-acetyltransferase, which produces MKPLIIPIENEYSNAVIDLVLNIQQNEFNIAITLEDQPDLLDIKSFYKAGGGQFFGAFMNDELVGTIALIKFDDKAAAIRKMFVKKEYRGKEHSIAQKLLDTLITYCSENEIDDLYLGTVSVLEAALRFYERNHFEKIAKELLPKKFPLMSADNVFCHLTLKK; this is translated from the coding sequence ATGAAACCGTTAATTATTCCAATCGAAAATGAATACTCAAATGCTGTTATAGATTTAGTTTTGAATATTCAGCAAAATGAATTTAATATTGCCATTACTTTAGAAGATCAGCCGGATTTATTAGATATAAAGAGCTTTTATAAAGCCGGCGGCGGTCAGTTTTTTGGTGCTTTTATGAATGATGAATTGGTGGGCACAATTGCCTTAATAAAGTTTGATGACAAAGCCGCGGCGATTAGAAAGATGTTTGTAAAAAAAGAATATCGCGGAAAAGAACATTCTATTGCCCAAAAATTATTAGATACTTTAATCACTTATTGTTCAGAAAATGAAATCGATGATTTATATTTGGGAACAGTATCGGTATTAGAAGCCGCATTGCGATTTTACGAACGTAATCATTTTGAGAAAATTGCAAAGGAACTGCTTCCGAAGAAATTTCCGTTAATGAGTGCCGACAATGTATTTTGTCATTTAACGCTAAAAAAATAA
- a CDS encoding MarR family winged helix-turn-helix transcriptional regulator gives MNIIDESGILALSTRLQRLSEQLRKDGALLYKEYGIDFEPKWFPVIYTLYHKDVLSVVEIANEIGYTHPSTISLLKELEKQKLIKSKKDKVDERKRLLQLTPKGKELIEEMKPVWAVMTKVLSDIADNKNNLLQAINEAENKILHQSFLQRSLQLKSEKKT, from the coding sequence ATGAATATAATAGATGAATCAGGAATTTTGGCCCTTTCAACGCGATTACAGCGCTTGAGTGAGCAATTGCGCAAAGATGGCGCCTTGCTTTATAAAGAGTACGGAATTGACTTTGAGCCCAAATGGTTTCCGGTAATCTATACATTATATCATAAAGATGTTTTGAGCGTTGTCGAAATTGCAAACGAAATTGGATACACGCATCCTTCGACTATTAGTTTATTAAAAGAATTAGAAAAACAGAAACTAATCAAGTCTAAAAAAGATAAAGTCGACGAACGCAAAAGATTGCTTCAATTAACACCAAAAGGGAAGGAACTTATTGAAGAAATGAAACCTGTTTGGGCAGTTATGACAAAAGTTTTGAGTGATATTGCCGATAATAAGAATAATTTACTCCAGGCAATTAATGAAGCCGAAAACAAAATATTGCATCAAAGCTTTTTGCAAAGGTCTTTGCAGTTGAAAAGTGAGAAGAAGACATGA
- a CDS encoding DUF6934 family protein has protein sequence MINIENYDTSFSTNNSTVQYLFESSGQKKLIKGVQYSKFETQSGETVYNLGFGDYDSETKDISDKKSSNNGDARKVFNTVLNTIPKFLKEFPDFPIFIQGSDSRDSFEEECRSSCSKNCDLICKNKHRRIRTYIHFLDKKIKVFSKDYIFFGFDGEKKTFVPYEPKNKYIAILVYKKK, from the coding sequence TTGATAAATATTGAAAATTATGATACTTCCTTTTCAACAAATAATTCTACTGTTCAATATCTTTTTGAAAGTTCTGGGCAAAAGAAACTTATTAAAGGGGTTCAATATTCTAAATTTGAAACCCAAAGTGGAGAAACGGTATATAATTTAGGCTTTGGAGATTATGATTCTGAAACTAAAGACATTTCAGATAAAAAAAGCAGTAATAATGGTGATGCACGGAAAGTGTTTAATACAGTTTTAAATACAATTCCTAAATTTTTAAAAGAGTTTCCGGATTTTCCCATTTTTATTCAAGGGAGTGATAGTCGAGATTCATTTGAAGAAGAATGCAGGAGTTCCTGCTCTAAAAATTGTGATTTAATTTGTAAAAATAAACACAGAAGAATTAGAACTTATATTCATTTTTTAGATAAAAAAATTAAAGTGTTTTCAAAAGATTATATATTTTTTGGATTTGATGGAGAAAAAAAGACATTTGTTCCGTATGAACCTAAAAATAAATATATTGCAATACTGGTTTATAAGAAAAAATAG
- a CDS encoding DUF6934 family protein, with protein MKDSDIYETSLSIENAIVQYLFESNGEKKLIKAVQYSGFEMKNGQTIYNLGFGDYDFETKNIRDTENSNNGDMRTVFNTVLNTVPKFFEDNPGFPIYIQGSDGTDSFEEECRNLCAKNCSDVCRNKNRRIRAYTYFLNKNFIELTKEYIFFGLDEEKRGFVQYVPENKYIGVLVYKKK; from the coding sequence TTGAAGGATAGTGATATTTATGAGACAAGTTTGTCAATAGAAAATGCTATTGTGCAATATCTTTTTGAAAGTAACGGCGAAAAAAAGCTTATTAAAGCAGTTCAGTATTCGGGTTTTGAAATGAAAAACGGTCAAACCATTTACAATCTGGGTTTTGGCGATTATGATTTTGAAACTAAAAATATTCGCGATACAGAAAACAGTAATAATGGCGATATGCGAACGGTTTTTAATACCGTATTAAATACAGTGCCAAAGTTTTTTGAAGATAATCCGGGATTTCCAATCTATATTCAGGGAAGTGACGGAACAGATTCGTTTGAAGAGGAATGTCGAAATTTATGCGCTAAAAACTGTTCTGATGTTTGCAGAAACAAAAACAGAAGGATAAGAGCTTATACGTATTTTTTAAATAAAAACTTTATCGAACTAACAAAAGAGTACATTTTTTTTGGACTTGATGAAGAAAAGAGGGGTTTTGTTCAATATGTGCCGGAAAATAAATACATTGGTGTATTGGTTTATAAAAAAAAATAG
- a CDS encoding SRPBCC family protein, with protein MERSIKHQYFFAHTPEKVWQYLTNSDLMELWLMKNNFQPVVGTDFQFRINPIESLNFDGIFYCTVLEIEPFKKLSYSWKAGPGEGKITLDSVVIWKLEPTAEGTNVFLEHNGFAKEENLGFFDGFNHGWVEKFEKIANLINA; from the coding sequence ATGGAAAGAAGCATTAAACATCAGTATTTCTTTGCCCATACTCCTGAAAAGGTTTGGCAATACTTAACCAACTCCGATTTGATGGAGCTTTGGCTTATGAAAAACAATTTTCAACCTGTTGTGGGAACTGACTTTCAGTTTAGAATAAACCCGATTGAAAGTTTAAATTTCGACGGTATTTTTTATTGTACCGTATTAGAAATTGAACCTTTTAAAAAACTCTCCTATTCGTGGAAAGCAGGTCCGGGCGAAGGCAAGATTACACTTGATTCTGTTGTAATCTGGAAATTAGAACCAACCGCCGAAGGCACCAATGTTTTTCTCGAACATAATGGTTTTGCCAAAGAAGAAAATCTTGGTTTTTTCGATGGTTTCAATCATGGATGGGTGGAGAAATTCGAAAAAATCGCCAACTTAATAAACGCATAA
- a CDS encoding ArsR/SmtB family transcription factor encodes MAIPTLDVFQVIGDPSRRKMLLLLCEDRLTINSLADHFDMSRPAVSKHVKILNNAGFIAIEDSGRERYCSLKKDGFEELKTWISYFDQFWGAKLKKLESLMDDTKLPN; translated from the coding sequence ATGGCTATACCAACTCTAGATGTGTTTCAGGTTATTGGAGATCCAAGCAGAAGAAAAATGCTGCTGCTGCTTTGTGAAGATCGCCTGACAATCAATTCGCTTGCGGATCATTTTGATATGAGTCGGCCTGCGGTTTCAAAACACGTTAAAATCCTGAATAATGCAGGTTTTATTGCGATAGAAGACAGCGGACGCGAGCGTTATTGCAGTCTGAAAAAAGACGGTTTTGAAGAACTAAAAACATGGATTTCGTATTTTGACCAATTCTGGGGCGCTAAACTGAAAAAGCTAGAATCTTTAATGGATGATACTAAATTGCCGAATTAA
- a CDS encoding helix-turn-helix domain-containing protein: protein MKFPKNNIIDNWLDENGSPEIAKLVEKNLAIANKIQELLKERGLKPADLARLLDKKPSEISKWLTGTHTFTTKTITKIETVLGIDIIHIETQKEYVYLKVHIGQEEPEDTLFENSEVFSTENSLDKKVS from the coding sequence ATGAAATTCCCAAAAAATAATATTATAGACAACTGGCTTGACGAAAATGGAAGCCCTGAAATAGCCAAACTGGTAGAAAAAAATCTTGCTATCGCTAATAAAATTCAGGAATTACTTAAAGAACGAGGTCTAAAACCTGCTGATTTAGCCCGATTACTGGATAAAAAACCATCTGAAATAAGTAAATGGCTAACTGGTACACATACTTTTACGACAAAAACAATTACTAAAATTGAAACTGTTCTTGGAATCGATATCATTCATATTGAAACTCAAAAAGAATATGTTTACTTAAAAGTACACATAGGTCAGGAAGAACCGGAAGATACTCTTTTTGAAAATTCAGAGGTATTTTCTACTGAAAACAGCTTAGATAAAAAAGTTTCATAA
- a CDS encoding hydrogen peroxide-inducible genes activator, with the protein MTIQQLKYIVALDEERHFARAAEVCMVTQPGLTIQLKNLEEEIGIKIFDRNKVPLTPTLLGTEIINKAKKILREADEIRDFVVNEKNLLEGELKLGIISTLSPYLIPLFIKAMKEAAPKVHFIIRESNTGQLMKDLETGALDVVIMATPTGNPNLIEHPIFKEPFVAYLNELHPMADHDFYELQPGDKTELLLLHHEFCYNAQLLDICGLKNSDKIKEQFTYDISSIETLKNLVRAQLGFAIIPQLSILNEATSKLFKPFKEPIPVREISLVVSDSFSKKLLLEKMNEAIWNCLPDSLKKDFAYRKIRWNDSPYFVKAVSKYM; encoded by the coding sequence ATGACGATTCAGCAATTAAAATATATTGTAGCCTTAGACGAAGAACGCCATTTTGCAAGGGCAGCCGAAGTTTGTATGGTTACACAACCCGGACTTACGATTCAGCTAAAAAATCTGGAAGAAGAAATTGGAATCAAAATTTTTGATCGCAATAAAGTGCCGCTCACACCAACCTTATTAGGAACAGAGATTATCAATAAAGCCAAAAAAATTCTACGTGAAGCCGATGAGATTCGGGATTTTGTGGTTAACGAAAAAAATCTGTTGGAAGGAGAGTTAAAGCTTGGAATCATTTCGACTTTATCGCCTTATCTTATTCCGTTGTTTATAAAAGCAATGAAAGAAGCGGCTCCGAAAGTGCATTTTATTATCAGAGAATCGAACACGGGACAATTAATGAAGGATTTAGAAACCGGCGCGCTCGATGTTGTGATTATGGCGACACCAACAGGAAATCCGAATTTAATTGAACATCCTATTTTTAAAGAGCCTTTTGTAGCCTATTTGAATGAATTGCATCCAATGGCAGATCATGATTTTTATGAATTGCAACCTGGGGACAAAACCGAATTATTACTGCTTCATCATGAATTTTGCTACAATGCACAGCTTTTGGACATCTGCGGTTTAAAAAATTCAGATAAAATAAAAGAGCAGTTTACGTATGACATCAGTTCGATTGAAACCTTAAAAAATCTGGTTCGCGCACAATTGGGTTTTGCAATTATTCCGCAGCTTTCTATTTTAAACGAAGCAACATCAAAGCTCTTTAAGCCTTTTAAAGAACCAATTCCGGTACGAGAAATTAGTCTGGTGGTTTCAGATTCTTTTTCTAAGAAATTATTACTGGAAAAAATGAACGAAGCCATTTGGAATTGCCTTCCGGATTCGCTTAAAAAAGATTTTGCGTATCGAAAAATCCGTTGGAATGATTCGCCTTATTTTGTGAAAGCGGTTAGTAAATATATGTAA
- a CDS encoding alpha/beta hydrolase has product MKTLYVKEQLNRYFLFAALILSLLFTAVNASAQAKTAAPQIKNVVLVHGAFADGSGWKALYEVLTKKGYNVTIVQNPLSSLEDDVAATNLALDKQDGPTVLVGHSWGGTVITEAGNHPKVAALVYVAALQPDNGETTVQWLQTAPPAPENGVLPVDDKGIVYYDKAKYHAGFAADISKEQADFMYASQGAFHAKGFLTPVTKAAWRDKPSYGIVATEDKSINPDIERAMYKRSNTKITEIKGSHVVFMSQPEAVAKVIIAASKKQ; this is encoded by the coding sequence ATGAAAACACTATATGTAAAAGAACAATTGAATCGTTATTTCTTGTTTGCCGCTTTAATTTTAAGTCTATTATTTACTGCTGTAAATGCCAGTGCACAAGCTAAAACTGCTGCACCGCAAATTAAAAATGTGGTATTGGTTCACGGCGCTTTCGCTGACGGTTCAGGATGGAAAGCACTTTACGAAGTTTTAACCAAAAAAGGGTATAATGTAACTATCGTTCAAAACCCGTTAAGCTCTCTTGAAGATGATGTTGCTGCAACAAATTTAGCTCTTGACAAACAAGACGGACCAACTGTTTTAGTTGGACATTCATGGGGCGGAACTGTAATTACAGAAGCCGGAAATCATCCAAAAGTAGCAGCTTTGGTTTATGTAGCAGCTTTACAGCCAGATAACGGAGAAACAACTGTACAATGGCTTCAAACTGCGCCTCCTGCTCCTGAAAATGGTGTATTACCAGTAGATGATAAAGGAATTGTGTATTATGATAAAGCAAAATATCATGCTGGTTTTGCAGCCGATATCAGCAAAGAACAAGCCGATTTTATGTATGCTTCGCAAGGTGCTTTTCACGCAAAAGGTTTCCTTACACCAGTTACAAAAGCAGCCTGGAGAGACAAACCGTCTTACGGAATTGTAGCGACAGAAGACAAAAGTATCAATCCTGATATTGAGCGTGCGATGTACAAACGTTCTAACACAAAAATTACTGAAATAAAAGGAAGTCACGTGGTTTTCATGTCACAGCCTGAAGCTGTTGCAAAAGTTATAATTGCTGCGTCTAAAAAACAATAA
- a CDS encoding OsmC family protein — translation MKFTRRANANWKGTGMEGKGTISTQSTTLNEAQLSFKTRFDQGVGTNPEELIAAAHSGCFTMQLSFLLSEAGFVPEDLDTVAKVTFEDGTITLIQLELTGKVPGISAEDFQQAAQKAKEICPISKLLNTEITLAVTLN, via the coding sequence ATGAAATTTACAAGAAGAGCAAACGCAAATTGGAAAGGTACAGGAATGGAAGGAAAAGGAACTATTAGTACACAAAGCACAACATTAAACGAAGCACAATTATCATTCAAAACCCGTTTTGATCAAGGTGTAGGAACAAATCCTGAAGAATTAATCGCAGCGGCACATTCTGGCTGTTTCACCATGCAATTGAGCTTTTTATTATCTGAAGCAGGTTTTGTTCCCGAAGATTTAGATACAGTAGCAAAAGTTACTTTCGAAGACGGAACTATCACTTTAATTCAATTGGAATTGACCGGAAAAGTACCTGGAATTTCTGCAGAAGATTTTCAACAAGCGGCACAAAAAGCAAAAGAAATTTGTCCAATCTCAAAATTATTAAACACTGAAATTACTTTAGCTGTTACCTTGAATTAA
- a CDS encoding SusC/RagA family TonB-linked outer membrane protein, which translates to MRVKFKWILTSILMLIMQVSYSQEKRISGTVSDNTGPIPGANVVVKGTKNGIQTGLNGDYLVKAKTGDVLVFSFMGMRDVMVTVGTSSVVNVTLQEDGKVLDDVVVVAYGKAKKSSYTGSATQIKSEQLENRPLTNALSVLEGSTSGVQIQSSSGQPGAAPEIRIRGFSSINGSNDPLYIVDGVPFAGDLSNLNSNDIESLTVLKDASSTSLYGSKAANGVIIITTKTGKSSKDKFSLNMSTGMTSRAIKEYSRVNAYDYYPLEWEAIRNSRPMATDAQLAAANTYASARVPVVLVTNPFNVPSASIVGTDGKLNPNAQLLYPEDLNWEKQIERAGFRQNVDFSYQGKSEKSNYFASLGYLNEEGYIQKSGFERTTGRLNLNTSLNNWFKTGINISGTLTNTNLAVDGVNDSSAFSNVFRTIRYMGPIFPVFDHAQNGDYVLDANGDKVYSTTRASGASSGRNIVYETLNNTDNEKGLALSARTYFEISFLRDFKFTTNVAIDKTYFNRTYSYNTLIGDGAPVGLMSKEDEILTGFTSNQLLNYSKKIGDHTVTAMLGHESFNYDENWTSGVKTGQVVPGIIEFINYATTTNLESYTRNYGTESYFSRVGYDYKDKYIFSASFRRDGSSKFSKENRWGNFWSFGGAWVLSKENFLIDNAIINDLKLRASIGEVGNDSHTNNTRLNFYVSQPTFSLGYDNGSEGGIITNAAAAPNLQWEVNTQKDLAVEFGLFKNRLKGTVEYYNRNTDGLIFSVPNPLSSGLDNRVENIGSMFNRGFEVSLDGIILKTNDFSWSLNINASTIYNEITSLPQKEIITGSKKLAVGQSIYDYWLRDWYGVDPADGYALYVSNPDLMVANDPTGRVVNGVNVTTDQNKAAYHYAGSAIPDLFGSFGTAFKYLGLQLDVLFSYQLGGLMYDSNYSGLMHTGNNYGSAFSTDILNRWQKPGDITDVPRLDINRNTQSSAGSDRWLKGSDYLNLRQINLSYKLPTDLVSKLEIDNATIYINGENLLLFTKRQGMDPTQTFNGTTQNRYIPSRVITMGFNLNF; encoded by the coding sequence ATGAGGGTAAAATTTAAATGGATCTTGACATCAATATTGATGCTGATCATGCAGGTTTCTTATTCACAAGAAAAAAGAATTTCCGGGACTGTCTCAGATAACACAGGACCAATACCGGGAGCAAATGTTGTTGTAAAAGGTACAAAAAATGGTATTCAGACAGGTTTGAATGGCGATTATCTTGTAAAGGCTAAAACGGGCGATGTTCTTGTGTTTTCTTTTATGGGAATGCGCGATGTAATGGTTACTGTTGGCACTTCATCCGTCGTTAACGTGACATTGCAGGAAGATGGAAAGGTGTTGGACGATGTTGTAGTTGTTGCGTATGGCAAGGCAAAAAAGTCTTCATACACAGGATCTGCCACTCAAATTAAGTCGGAACAACTAGAAAATCGACCCTTAACGAATGCACTTTCTGTTTTAGAAGGAAGCACTTCGGGAGTTCAGATTCAAAGTTCGTCAGGACAGCCGGGCGCAGCACCAGAAATTAGAATACGCGGATTTAGCTCCATTAATGGCTCAAATGATCCGTTGTATATTGTAGATGGAGTTCCGTTTGCGGGCGATCTCAGCAACTTAAATTCCAATGACATTGAGAGTCTTACGGTTTTAAAAGATGCTTCTTCGACATCACTTTATGGGTCAAAAGCGGCAAACGGCGTCATCATTATAACCACCAAAACAGGAAAATCATCTAAAGATAAATTTTCACTGAATATGAGTACGGGCATGACTTCGAGAGCTATTAAAGAATATAGCAGGGTAAATGCGTATGATTATTATCCGTTAGAATGGGAAGCGATTCGCAACAGCAGACCAATGGCAACTGATGCACAACTTGCTGCGGCAAATACCTATGCATCGGCAAGAGTTCCGGTTGTATTGGTAACAAATCCGTTTAATGTTCCAAGCGCCAGTATTGTTGGTACAGATGGTAAATTAAATCCAAACGCACAATTGTTATATCCTGAGGATTTAAATTGGGAAAAACAGATTGAAAGAGCAGGGTTTCGTCAAAACGTAGATTTCTCCTACCAGGGAAAATCTGAAAAATCGAATTATTTTGCTTCTTTAGGCTATTTAAATGAAGAAGGATATATACAAAAATCGGGTTTTGAAAGAACTACGGGACGACTGAATTTAAATACAAGTTTAAACAATTGGTTTAAAACGGGAATAAATATTTCGGGAACTTTAACGAATACTAATTTGGCGGTTGACGGTGTAAATGATTCATCGGCTTTTAGTAATGTTTTTAGAACCATACGTTATATGGGACCCATATTTCCGGTTTTTGATCATGCTCAAAATGGCGATTATGTATTAGATGCAAATGGTGACAAAGTATATTCGACTACAAGAGCATCGGGCGCATCGAGTGGGCGAAATATTGTTTACGAAACATTAAATAATACTGATAATGAAAAGGGATTGGCTTTATCTGCAAGGACTTATTTTGAAATTAGTTTTTTAAGAGATTTTAAATTCACTACAAATGTTGCTATCGATAAGACTTATTTTAACAGAACATATTCATACAATACTTTAATTGGAGACGGTGCTCCTGTAGGTTTAATGAGTAAAGAAGATGAAATTTTAACCGGTTTTACTTCTAATCAATTATTGAATTATTCTAAGAAAATAGGAGACCATACTGTTACGGCAATGTTAGGTCATGAGAGTTTTAATTATGATGAAAATTGGACAAGCGGCGTTAAAACAGGTCAGGTTGTTCCCGGCATTATAGAGTTTATAAACTATGCAACTACTACAAATTTAGAGTCATATACAAGAAATTATGGAACTGAATCTTATTTTTCAAGAGTTGGATATGATTATAAGGATAAATATATTTTCTCGGCATCATTTCGCAGAGACGGATCTTCAAAATTTTCTAAAGAGAACAGATGGGGAAATTTTTGGTCTTTTGGCGGAGCCTGGGTACTTTCTAAAGAAAATTTTCTAATTGATAATGCTATAATTAATGATTTAAAACTACGCGCGTCAATAGGAGAGGTTGGAAATGATTCTCATACCAATAATACACGTTTGAATTTTTATGTAAGCCAGCCAACGTTTAGTCTGGGTTATGATAATGGCAGCGAGGGCGGAATTATTACGAATGCTGCAGCTGCACCCAATTTGCAATGGGAAGTGAATACGCAAAAAGATCTGGCGGTAGAATTTGGTTTATTTAAAAACAGGCTAAAAGGAACTGTAGAATATTATAACCGAAATACGGACGGGCTTATATTTTCGGTTCCAAATCCATTGTCTTCAGGTTTAGACAATAGAGTAGAAAATATAGGTTCTATGTTTAACAGAGGTTTTGAGGTTTCATTGGATGGCATAATTTTAAAAACCAATGATTTTTCGTGGAGTTTAAATATAAATGCATCTACTATTTATAATGAAATTACAAGTTTGCCTCAAAAAGAAATAATCACCGGATCGAAAAAATTGGCTGTAGGGCAGTCTATTTACGATTATTGGCTGAGAGATTGGTATGGCGTTGATCCTGCAGACGGATACGCTTTATACGTCTCCAATCCTGATTTAATGGTGGCGAATGACCCAACAGGGCGCGTTGTAAACGGTGTTAATGTTACAACAGATCAAAATAAAGCTGCCTATCATTATGCAGGTTCTGCAATTCCGGATTTGTTTGGAAGTTTTGGTACCGCTTTTAAATATCTCGGACTTCAGTTGGATGTTCTGTTTTCGTATCAATTGGGAGGTTTGATGTACGATTCAAACTATTCCGGATTAATGCATACGGGAAATAATTACGGATCTGCTTTTAGCACAGATATTTTAAACAGATGGCAAAAGCCCGGAGATATTACTGATGTTCCGCGATTGGATATTAATAGAAATACGCAATCTTCTGCAGGTTCTGACAGATGGTTAAAAGGATCTGATTATTTGAATTTAAGGCAGATTAATTTATCGTACAAATTACCTACAGATCTGGTATCGAAACTTGAAATTGATAATGCCACTATTTATATCAATGGCGAAAATCTTTTATTATTTACAAAACGTCAGGGAATGGATCCAACCCAAACCTTTAACGGAACAACGCAGAATAGATATATACCATCACGAGTAATTACGATGGGCTTTAATTTAAATTTTTAA
- a CDS encoding RagB/SusD family nutrient uptake outer membrane protein yields MKSNYIKRILGIVAIFISASCSDDFLDKTPTEFVDYDAATKTTENLMTTLNGIHRSLYIRYESNQNECGLGGLMQQTDLVGDDVVFPAVNSYFLSVYNWSGLSSENSQDVRFPYRTYYRIIRNANTIINAADAATGSPEDRNSVKGQALLYRAFCHFQLVQLYGKRYVNGETNSQLGVPLILTVGNDNLPRSTVEEVYAQINKDLDEANILLVGYSKPDNSHLNLKVAQGLKARVALTQQNWAIAADYANKARSGMSLMSAADYGSGFNDFTNKEWMWGSHINEAQTDYFGNFGAFMSRNYNSTVIRTCPRAINSKLYNMIPSTDVRSSVFSKDGDHPNLSLPGNFSKFPYTSQKFLSISTGDSRCDVPYMRVAEMYLIEAEAKARLAQPDAATILFDFEKARNPDYVLSTNTGQDLIDEILIQRRIELWGEGFRFFDLKRTNSNLDRTGANHDSAITNGVMTVPSTDKRWQWLIPKAEINANPLVKQNEL; encoded by the coding sequence ATGAAATCAAATTATATAAAAAGGATATTGGGTATAGTGGCAATCTTTATTTCAGCATCTTGTTCAGATGATTTTCTGGATAAAACGCCAACGGAGTTTGTAGATTATGATGCTGCCACAAAAACAACAGAGAATTTAATGACGACCTTAAATGGTATTCACAGATCGTTATACATACGCTACGAATCGAATCAAAACGAATGTGGTTTGGGCGGATTAATGCAGCAAACGGATCTTGTAGGCGATGATGTTGTTTTTCCGGCTGTAAACAGTTATTTTTTGTCTGTGTACAACTGGAGCGGATTAAGCAGTGAAAATTCACAAGATGTCAGGTTTCCATACAGAACGTATTACCGTATCATAAGAAATGCAAATACGATAATAAATGCCGCCGACGCTGCAACGGGTTCTCCGGAAGATAGAAATAGTGTAAAAGGACAAGCGCTTTTATATCGTGCTTTTTGCCATTTTCAGTTGGTTCAATTGTATGGAAAAAGATATGTAAACGGCGAAACAAATTCTCAATTGGGAGTTCCGCTGATATTAACGGTTGGCAATGATAATCTTCCGCGTTCTACAGTCGAAGAAGTGTATGCCCAAATTAATAAAGATCTGGACGAAGCAAATATTTTGCTCGTTGGATATAGTAAACCAGATAACTCTCATTTGAATCTAAAAGTAGCACAAGGATTAAAAGCGCGCGTAGCATTAACGCAGCAAAATTGGGCAATTGCAGCAGATTATGCCAATAAAGCACGATCTGGAATGAGCTTAATGTCTGCTGCAGATTATGGCTCAGGATTTAACGATTTTACCAATAAAGAATGGATGTGGGGAAGTCATATCAATGAAGCGCAAACGGATTATTTTGGAAATTTTGGCGCTTTTATGTCCAGAAATTATAATTCGACTGTAATTCGTACTTGTCCAAGAGCCATTAACAGCAAGCTTTACAATATGATTCCGTCTACAGATGTGCGTTCTTCTGTTTTTAGTAAAGATGGTGATCATCCAAACCTTTCATTGCCGGGTAACTTTTCTAAATTTCCGTATACAAGTCAAAAATTCCTTTCGATAAGTACCGGAGACAGCCGATGTGATGTTCCTTACATGCGTGTAGCAGAAATGTACCTGATCGAAGCCGAAGCAAAAGCAAGATTAGCACAACCCGACGCCGCAACCATACTTTTTGATTTCGAAAAAGCCAGAAATCCAGATTACGTTTTATCGACCAATACAGGACAAGATTTAATTGATGAAATCCTCATACAAAGAAGAATAGAATTATGGGGTGAAGGATTTCGGTTTTTTGACTTAAAAAGAACAAATTCAAATCTGGACAGAACAGGAGCAAACCACGATTCGGCAATTACAAACGGAGTTATGACGGTTCCTTCAACAGATAAAAGATGGCAATGGCTGATTCCGAAAGCGGAAATTAATGCGAATCCGTTAGTGAAGCAGAATGAGTTGTAG